One part of the Lotus japonicus ecotype B-129 chromosome 2, LjGifu_v1.2 genome encodes these proteins:
- the LOC130739028 gene encoding cytochrome B5-like protein — protein MILLVALALLLGGFLAVLLFKPKSGNKGKTQTTFNNTKASKSYSKTDVSLHNKRTDCWIIIKNKVYDVTSYVEEHPGGDAILAHAGDDSTEGFFGPQHATRVFDMIDDFYIGDLEQ, from the exons ATGATATTGCTGGTCGCGCTCGCATTGCTTCTTGGTGGCTTCCTTGCTGTTCTTCTTTTCAAACCAAAATCTG GGAATAAGGGGAAAACTCAGACCACCTTTAACAATACTAAG GCATCAAAATCCTACAGTAAAACTGATGTTTCACTGCATAACAAAAGGACAGATTGCTGGATAATCATCAAGAACAAG GTATATGATGTTACCTCATATGTAGAGGAACATCCAGGTGGTGATGCCATTCTAGCACATGCTGGAGATGATTCAACTGAAGGATTTTTTGG GCCACAGCATGCAACTCGAGTCTTTgacatgattgatgacttctaCATTGGGGACTTGGAGCAATAG